Proteins from a genomic interval of Medicago truncatula cultivar Jemalong A17 chromosome 3, MtrunA17r5.0-ANR, whole genome shotgun sequence:
- the LOC11416338 gene encoding disease resistance protein RPM1, with amino-acid sequence MAETAVLFALDEVFRFLKEETNLLKGVHTEFSDIKDELESIQVFLKDADRRAADEADTNDGIRTWVKQLREASFRIEDIIDEYHRLMHMAKSSPPGCGGSSFYKIASLVKTLIPRHHIASKIRDIKVSVRGIKERSERYNLQISHEQGSSSRNSTRETENGRWRDPRLSSLFIEEREIVGFEFPREEMSVWLLEGVAERTVISVVGMGGLGKTTLAKLVFDSQTVTTHFDCRACIAVSQSYTVRGLMINMMEQFCQETEDPLPNKLRKLDDKSLIVEVRQYLQHKRYLIFFDDVWQEDFSDQVEFAMPNNNKGSRIIITTRMMQVADFFKKSFLVHVHNLQLLTPNKAWELFCKKVFRFDLDGHCPPELEAMSIDIVRKCKQLPLAIVAIGGLLSTKYKTIMEWEKVSQNLSLELGRNAHLTSLTKILSLSYDGLPYYLKPCILYFGIYPEDYSINHKRLTRQWIAEGFVKSDERRTPEHIAEEYLYELIHRSLVQVSNVGFEGKVQICQVHDLLRQVIIRKMKDLSFCHSVREDNESIAVGKTRRLSIVTTPDNVQKSANNSHFRAIHVFEKGEPLEHIMDKLCSKSSILKVFDIQGTSLHHIPKNLGNLFHLRYLNLRNTKIQALPKSVGELQNLETLDLRDTLVREIPSEINKLKKLRHLLAFHRNYEEKYSLLGFTTGVFVEKGIKNLTSLQNLYYVEVDHGGVDLIQEMKMLGQLRRLGLRHVRREHGNALCAAIVEMKHLENLNITTIGEDETINLNFVSSPPQLRRLHLKAKLDSLPEWIPKLEYLVEIKLALSQLKNDPLQSLKNLPYLLKFGLWDNAYDGEILHFQNGGFLKLRKLDLSRLNRVHTVLIDEGTLISLEYLTMDRIPQLKEVPSGIRSLDKLKAINFTEMPAEFVESVDPDKGKDYRIIKHVPLVSIHHSSGPKFFDYAIRTIHSSSIESQEN; translated from the coding sequence ATGGCAGAAACTGCAGTATTATTTGCCCTTGATGAAGTGTTCCGATTcctaaaagaagaaacaaatctTCTAAAAGGTGTACACACAGAATTTTCAGACATCAAAGATGAACTTGAGAGCATTCAAGTCTTCCTCAAAGATGCAGATAGAAGAGCAGCAGATGAAGCAGACACAAATGATGGAATTAGAACTTGGGTAAAGCAGCTGCGCGAAGCATCATTTCGCATTGAAGATATCATCGATGAATACCATCGGCTGATGCATATGGCAAAATCCAGTCCTCCTGGATGCGGTGGATCTTCATTCTACAAGATTGCAAGCCTGGTCAAAACTTTGATTCCCCGTCATCATATAGCATCTAAGATCCGAGACATTAAGGTGTCGGTTCGCGGAATCAAGGAAAGAAGTGAGAGGTATAACTTACAAATTTCACATGAACAAGGATCATCAAGCCGCAACAGCACTAGAGAGACAGAAAATGGAAGATGGCGTGATCCTCGACTGTCTTCCCTTTTTattgaagaaagagaaattgTAGGATTTGAATTCCCAAGAGAAGAAATGTCTGTTTGGTTATTGGAGGGTGTAGCTGAGCGCACGGTGATTTCGGTGGTAGGAATGGGAGGTCTAGGAAAAACCACTCTTGCCAAGCTAGTTTTTGATAGCCAAACGGTAACAACACACTTTGATTGTCGTGCTTGCATCGCAGTTTCTCAATCATACACTGTGAGAGGGTTGATGATAAACATGATGGAGCAATTTTGTCAGGAAACTGAAGACCCTCTTCCAAATAAGTTACGCAAATTGGATGACAAATCACTGATTGTAGAAGTGAGGCAATACCTGCAACATAAGAGGTATTTGATATTCTTTGATGATGTATGGCAAGAAGATTTTTCTGACCAGGTTGAATTTGCTATGCCTAACAACAATAAAGGTAGTAGGATCATAATCACAACTAGAATGATGCAAGTTGcagattttttcaagaaatcCTTTCTAGTTCATGTTCACAACTTGCAACTTTTGACTCCAAACAAAGCATGGGAACTCTTCTGCAAGAAAGTATTTAGATTCGATCTTGATGGGCACTGTCCACCGGAGCTTGAGGCTATGTCAATAGATATTGTTCGAAAATGCAAGCAGCTACCTTTGGCAATTGTAGCTATTGGCGGTCtactttcaacaaaatataaaacaataatGGAATGGGAAAAGGTGAGTCAAAATCTGAGCTTGGAGTTGGGACGTAATGCCCATTTAACAAGTCTAACAAAGATTTTATCACTGAGTTACGATGGCTTGCCCTACTACTTGAAACCCTGCATTTTGTATTTTGGTATATATCCAGAGGACTACTCTATTAATCATAAGAGATTAACTCGACAATGGATAGCTGAAGGGTTTGTTAAATCAGATGAGAGAAGAACTCCAGAGCATATAGCAGAGGAATACTTGTATGAATTGATTCACAGAAGTCTGGTTCAGGTCTCAAATGTTGGCTTTGAAGGAAAAGTTCAAATATGTCAAGTCCATGATTTATTGCGGCAAGTGATCATTAGGAAAATGAAGGATTTAAGTTTTTGTCATTCTGTGCGTGAAGATAACGAATCAATCGCGGTTGGAAAAACTAGACGTCTATCTATAGTCACTACTCCCGACAATGTTCAGAAGAGCGCTAACAATTCACATTTCCGTGCTATTCATGTTTTCGAAAAAGGTGAACCGTTGGAGCATATCATGGATAAGCTTTGTTCAAAGTCTAGTATTTTGAAGGTATTTGACATTCAAGGTACATCCTTGCATCATATTCCTAAAAATTTGGGGAATCTTTTTCACTTAAGGTACTTAAACCTAAGGAATACAAAAATACAGGCTCTTCCTAAATCTGTTGGTGAACTGCAGAACTTAGAGACATTGGATTTAAGGGACACACTTGTGCGTGAGATACCAAGTGAAATAAACAAGCTCAAAAAGCTAAGGCACCTTCTTGCTTTCCACCGTAACTACGAAGAAAAGTATTCTCTTTTAGGCTTTACAACGGGTGTGTTCGTGGAAAAAGGTATTAAAAACTTGACTTCCCTTCAAAACCTTTATTATGTGGAGGTAGATCATGGGGGGGTAGATCTCATTCAAGAGATGAAAATGTTAGGGCAGTTAAGGAGGTTAGGTTTAAGGCATGTGAGAAGAGAACATGGGAATGCCTTATGTGCTGCAATAGTAGAAATGAAACACCTTGAAAATCTTAATATCACTACAATAGGTGAAGATGAAACAATTAACTTGAACTTCGTCTCGTCTCCACCCCAGCTTCGACGACTTCATTTGAAAGCTAAACTAGATTCATTGCCTGAATGGATCCCAAAACTGGAGTATCTTGTTGAGATAAAGCTGGCTTTATCTCAGTTGAAAAATGATCCATTACAGTCACTGAAAAACTTGCCATATTTGTTGAAATTCGGTCTATGGGACAACGCCTATGATGGTGAAATTTTACATTTTCAGAATGGCGGGTTTTTAAAATTGAGGAAACTAGATCTCAGTCGCTTGAATAGAGTACATACTGTCCTTATAGACGAAGGAACTTTGATCTCTCTTGAATATCTTACCATGGACAGAATACCCCAGCTGAAGGAGGTACCCTCAGGCATCAGATCCTTGGATAAACTCAAAGCTATTAACTTCACTGAAATGCCAGCTGAATTTGTTGAAAGCGTTGATCCAGACAAAGGAAAAGACTACCGGATAATCAAGCATGTTCCTCTTGTATCCATTCATCACTCGAGTGGCCCAAAATTCTTTGATTATGCCATTCGCACTATTCACTCGTCTTCCATTGAGTCACAAGAAAattga
- the LOC25488529 gene encoding disease resistance protein RPM1, which yields MAETAVSSALSEVFQFLKEETKLLRGVHRDFSDIKDELESIQVFLKDADRRAADEADANDGIRTWVKQVRDASFRIEDVIDEYLLLIHRTNSPGCRSLVCKIPRLMKTLTPRYEIASEIQDIKLSIRGIKERSERYNFQISHEQGSSCQSNGCGESDTGGWRDPRLSSLFIEETEIVGFEGPREELYGWLLEGAAERTVISVVGMGGLGKTTLAKLVFDSQKVTTQFDCRACIVVSQSYTVRGLLIKMMEQFYQEAEDPDLEILRKMDDRLLIIEVRKYLEHKRYLIFFDDVWQEDFSDQVEFAMPNNNKGSRIIITTRMMQVADFFKKSFLVHVHNLQLLTPNKAWELFCKKVFRSELGGRCPPELEVVAKEIVQKFKQLPLAIVAIGGLLSTKSKTMIEWQKVSQNLSLELERNAHLTSLTKILSLSYDGLPHYLKPCILYFGLYPEDYAISHGRITRQWIAEGFVQISVGRRTPEQVAEEYLSELIQRSLVQVSDVDFEGKVDKCQVHDLLREVIITKIKDLRFCHCVHDDGELPVNGKTRRLSITTSDNDVLKSTNISHFRAIHVFDKAGSLEHFVGKLGSKSRILKVLDIQGTSLNHVPKNLGSLFHLRYLNLKNTKIHALPKSVGELQNLETLDIRYTLVREIPSQINKLTKLRHLLALHRNYEENYSLLGFTSGVKMEKGIKNMASLQKLYYVDVKHRGVDLINEMKMLKQLRRLGLRHVRREHGDALSAVIVEMKHLEDLNITTIGEDETINLNFVSYPHQLQRLHLKARLDTLPDWIPKLESLVEIKLALSKLKNDPLQSLKNLPNLLKFGLWDDAYDGEILHFRIGGFLKLKRLNLSRLNRVKYICIDEGTLISLEYLTMNRIPELMEVPYGIKSLNNLKAINFSEMADEFFESIDQNNGNDYWSIKHAPLVSFHHTSDPKFNDDEICTITSSDHCFAS from the coding sequence ATGGCAGAAACTGCAGTATCATCAGCCTTGTCGGAAGTGTTTCAGTTcctaaaagaagaaacaaagctTCTGAGAGGTGTACACAGAGATTTTTCAGACATCAAAGATGAACTAGAAAGCATCCAAGTCTTCCTCAAAGATGCAGATAGAAGGGCAGCAGATGAAGCGGACGCCAATGATGGAATAAGAACATGGGTGAAGCAAGTGAGAGATGCATCATTTCGCATTGAAGATGTCATTGATGAATACCTTCTTTTGATCCATAGGACCAATTCTCCAGGATGCAGATCTTTGGTATGCAAGATTCCAAGATTAATGAAGACTTTGACTCCCCGTTATGAAATTGCATCAGAGATTCAGGACATCAAGTTGTCAATTCGTGGAATCAAGGAAAGAAGCGAGAGGTATAACTTCCAAATTTCGCATGAACAAGGATCCTCGTGCCAAAGCAACGGATGTGGAGAGTCAGACACAGGAGGATGGCGTGATCCTCGACTGTCTTCTCTTTTCATTGAAGAAACAGAAATCGTAGGATTTGAAGGCCCGAGAGAAGAACTATATGGTTGGTTATTGGAGGGTGCAGCCGAGCGCACAGTGATATCAGTGGTAGGAATGGGGGGTCTAGGAAAAACCACTCTTGCCAAGCTAGTTTTTGACAGCCAAAAGGTAACAACACAGTTTGATTGTCGAGCTTGCATCGTAGTTTCTCAATCATACACTGTGAGAGGATTACTGATAAAAATGATGGAGCAATTTTATCAGGAAGCTGAAGACCCTGATCTAGAGATTTTACGCAAAATGGATGACAGGTTACTGATTATAGAGGTAAGGAAATACCTAGAACATAAGAGGTATTTAATATTCTTTGATGATGTATGGCAAGAAGATTTTTCCGACCAGGTTGAATTTGCCATGCCCAATAACAACAAAGGTAGTAGGATCATAATCACCACAAGAATGATGCAAGTTGcagattttttcaagaaatcaTTTCTAGTTCATGTTCACAACTTGCAACTTTTGACTCCAAACAAAGCATGGGAACTCTTCTGCAAGAAAGTATTTAGGTCTGAGCTTGGTGGTCGTTGTCCACCGGAACTTGAGGTTGTGGCAAAagaaattgttcaaaaattcAAGCAATTACCTTTGGCAATCGTAGCCATTGGTGGTCTACTTTCAACAAAATCTAAAACCATGATCGAATGGCAAAAGGTGAGTCAAAATTTGAGCCTGGAGTTGGAACGTAATGCCCATTTAACGAGTCTAACAAAGATTTTGTCGCTTAGTTATGATGGCCTCCCTCACTACCTGAAACCATGCATTTTGTATTTTGGTTTATACCCAGAGGACTATGCTATTAGTCATGGGAGAATAACTCGACAATGGATAGCTGAAGGGTTTGTTCAAATATCAGTTGGGAGAAGAACTCCAGAGCAAGTTGCAGAGGAGTACTTGTCTGAACTGATTCAGAGAAGTCTGGTTCAAGTCTCGGATGTTGACTTTGAAGGTAAAGTTGATAAATGTCAAGTCCATGATTTATTGCGGGAAGTGATCATTACAAAAATAAAGGATTTAAGATTTTGTCATTGTGTGCATGATGATGGTGAGTTACCCGTGAATGGAAAAACTAGACGCCTATCTATAACCACTAGTGACAACGATGTGTTGAAGAGCACTAACATTTCACATTTTCGTGCTATTCATGTTTTTGATAAAGCTGGGTCGTTGGAGCATTTCGTGGGCAAACTGGGTTCAAAGTCTCGGATTTTGAAGGTACTTGACATTCAAGGTACATCATTGAATCATGTACCTAAAAATTTGGGGAGTCTTTTCCACTTAAGGTACTTAAACCTAAAGAATACAAAAATACATGCTCTTCCTAAATCTGTTGGTGAACTACAGAACTTAGAGACACTCGATATAAGATACACACTTGTGCGTGAGATACCAAGTCAGataaacaagctcacaaagcTACGTCACCTTCTTGCATTACATCGTAACTATGAAGAAAATTATTCTCTGTTGGGCTTTACATCTGGTGTGAAGATGGAAAAAGGTATTAAAAACATGGCTTCATTGCAGAAACTTTATTATGTGGATGTAAAACATAGGGGAGTCGATCTCATTAACGAGATGAAAATGTTAAAGCAGTTAAGGAGGTTAGGTTTAAGGCATGTAAGAAGAGAACATGGGGATGCCTTAAGTGCTGTTATAGTAGAAATGAAACACCTTGAAGATCTTAATATCACTACCATTGGTGAGGATGAAACCATTAACTTGAATTTTGTCTCATATCCACACCAACTTCAGCGGCTTCATTTGAAAGCCAGATTAGATACATTGCCTGATTGGATTCCAAAACTTGAGTCTCTTGTGGAGATCAAGCTGGCTTTATCTAAGTTGAAAAATGATCCACTGCAATCTCTGAAAAACTTGCCGAACCTGCTGAAGTTTGGTCTATGGGACGATGCCTACGATGGTGAAATTTTGCATTTTCGAATTGGAGGGTTTCTAAAATTGAAGAGACTGAACCTCAGTCGCTTGAATAGAGTAAAGTATATCTGTATAGACGAAGGAACTTTGATCTCTCTTGAATATCTTACCATGAACAGAATCCCCGAACTGATGGAGGTACCCTACGGCATCAAGTCCTTGAATAATCTCAAAGCTATTAACTTCAGTGAAATGGCAGATGAATTCTTTGAGAGTATTGATCAAAACAATGGAAATGACTATTGGAGTATCAAGCATGCTCCTCTTGTATCCTTTCATCACACGAGTGACCCAAAATTCAATGATGATGAGATCTGCACTATTACTTCATCTGATCATTGTTTTGCAAGCTGA